The sequence TGGATGCGGCCCGCACGAGCACCGCACGCCAGCCAGCGTGCAGAAGATGCTGCTGGCCGCGGCCCTGATGCCTCACCTCGACCCTGCACAAATGGTCGAGGTGACCCGGGCGGACCTGCATGATCTCGATCCGGCCAGTTCAGTGATGGGGGTGGTCGAGGGCGGCCGTTACTCGGTCGAGAGCCTGTGGCTGGGGCTGCTCCTCAAATCGGGAAACGACGCGGCCAACGTGCTGGCCCGCGTCGGCGGCGGCACCGCCGGGCGGCAGGGCGGCGTCCAGGCGATGAACGACGAGGCACACCGGCTGGGCGCAAACCAGACCCACGCGGCGACACCGTCCGGCCTGGACGGTCCCGGTCAGTACACCAGCGCGTACGACCTGGCGCTGATCGCACGCGCCACGTACGCTCGCGCGGACTTCCGGCGATACATCGCCAGCCGAGTGGCGGAGATACCGGCAGGGCCGGGAACGCCGGGCTTCTCCGTCACCCACGACAACACGCTGCTGGACCACTACCCGGGTACGCTCGGCGGGAAGACGGGCTTCACCGACCTGGCGCGACAGACATACGTGGGGGTGGCCGAACGTAACGGCCGGCGGCTCGCCGTGACCCTGCTCGGCGCGGAGACCGCGCCACTGGGGAGCCTCGGCGAGGCGGCGGCCCTGCTGGACTGGGGCTTCGCTCTCCCGACCGACGCGTCGGTCGGCCGCCTGGTCACTCCCGATGAGAAGAAGCACGATCGTCCCGTTGCCGAGGTCAGAGGCGAGCGCAACGGTCAGGCTGGGGCAGGACCATCGTTCTCGTGGTCGGCCATCCTCGGCCTCGGCGCCGCCGTCATACTGGCCGCCCTCCTGCTGGCGGCTCAATGGCGACAGCGGGCCACGCGCCGGGCGGCCAACCCGTAGGAAGCCGACGGCCAACGGGACGGTAGCCCCGGCAGGCGCAGCCAGGCCCGTCGCCCGGTCGTCCCTCACGCACCGAGGTACGTCCGTTGAGATCCGGAGACCGGGCGGGCGCGCCGAGGCGGCCCGCCCGGTGCGACGGGAGTCAGGTCGTCTGACCGACTCGGTCGACGATGTCGAGGGCAAGCACGGCCGACGATCCCGCCGACCCGCCCACGCCGAGGAAGGTGTAGGTCTCGGGGTGGAAGACGAGCACGATTTCGCCCGAGCCGCGCGTCGACGGCCAGGTGATCCCGATTCCCGACCTGCCCGCGCCGTCCTTGACATGCTCCACGGCTTGCAGGTCCGGCGTCGTCGCCGCGGCCTCGTAGAGCGCCGCGAGGGTTCGCGGGCGTAGGTAGCTGCCGGTGAGGTAGTAGAGCACGTCCTTGCCGGCGGCATTGGCGTCACCCGGTTCACCCTGGCGATGCTCGATCAGAAAGGTCCGCATGGCGGCGGCGTCGGTGGGCAGGTCGGCACGGTAGGCCGGTGCTGAGGTGCACCGCTCGGTCTCGCCCGGAACCACCTTGTCGCCCTTGAGCACCGCGGCCCGTCCGTTCCGGCAGCCGGGGACGATGCTTTCCGTGCGGCCGCTGGCGGAGGTCTCGATGATCAGACCGTCCCGGGTTCCGTCCACCGACAGC comes from Micromonospora purpureochromogenes and encodes:
- a CDS encoding D-alanyl-D-alanine carboxypeptidase family protein, which encodes MKVVRIAAIALSALLTMPAVAVGSSTASAASAPYVPCPAVKPAVPPPAAPSPPPVGPADLAVGGETLATPGLAIPAGASMAPSVTATSWVVADLDSGAVLGGCGPHEHRTPASVQKMLLAAALMPHLDPAQMVEVTRADLHDLDPASSVMGVVEGGRYSVESLWLGLLLKSGNDAANVLARVGGGTAGRQGGVQAMNDEAHRLGANQTHAATPSGLDGPGQYTSAYDLALIARATYARADFRRYIASRVAEIPAGPGTPGFSVTHDNTLLDHYPGTLGGKTGFTDLARQTYVGVAERNGRRLAVTLLGAETAPLGSLGEAAALLDWGFALPTDASVGRLVTPDEKKHDRPVAEVRGERNGQAGAGPSFSWSAILGLGAAVILAALLLAAQWRQRATRRAANP
- a CDS encoding CU044_5270 family protein; the protein is MDEMRLLQQFGDETELPTAERLSPARIRLTTAMTAESSVPMTSTVPSTLPRRRRPAWRLVLGGVASVGVAASLAAVLVLAPDRLGGSTPAARADATQVLRNAATAALRGPDVNPRPDQFVYSRSQEGRGMRESWLSVDGTRDGLIIETSASGRTESIVPGCRNGRAAVLKGDKVVPGETERCTSAPAYRADLPTDAAAMRTFLIEHRQGEPGDANAAGKDVLYYLTGSYLRPRTLAALYEAAATTPDLQAVEHVKDGAGRSGIGITWPSTRGSGEIVLVFHPETYTFLGVGGSAGSSAVLALDIVDRVGQTT